A stretch of DNA from Rhizobacter sp.:
CCTCAAAGACGTGGCGCTGACCAACAAGCTGCTGCGCATGGTCAACACCGCGAGCTTCCGCCACGCTGGCGGCGGCACGGTGAGCACGGTGTCGCGCGCGGTCGCGCTGGTGGGTTTTGCCGGCATCCGCAACATGGCGCTGAGCCTTGTGCTGCTGGAGCACATGAACGACAAGGCCCATGCGACGCAGCTGAAGGAAGAGTTCCTGCGCTCGCTGATGGCTGGCTCGCTCGCCAACGAGTTGTGCGGCGCGCAGCGTGAAGGCGAGGAAGCCTTCATCGGTGCCATCTACCAGAGCCTCGGCCGCTTGTTGACCGAGTTTTACTTTCCCGAAGAAGCGCGGCAGGTGCGAAGCCTCGTCGCGGCGTCGACCAAGAAGGCCTCGACCAGCACCCGGCCAGCCAACGCCGAAGAGGCCGCGTCCATCACCGTTCTTGGCCTGAGCTTCGAAGAACTCGGGCTCGGCATCGCCCGCAGCTGGGGCTTGCCCGACAACCTGCAGCGCTGCATGCGGCGCCCGGCGATCGACCCGCCCGCGCGTGCCTGCGACAAGGGCGAGCGTGTGCAATGGATCGCCACCGTCGCCAACGACCTGACCGACGCACTCCTCAAAGCCGAACCCGGCCAGGCCAGCGCCGCCATCGCGACCGTGGCCGAGCGCTACAGCAAGGTGCTGGGCCTGGGTGTGCGCGACGTGCAGGCTGCCTCGGTGGTGGCGCAGCAGCGGCTCGTGGAGCTGGCGAACGCGATGAACCTGCAGGCCCAGCCCGGCTCGCCGATGCGCCGCCTGCTCGAACAGCCGGGCAACGGCACGGCAGCGGCCATCCAGCACGACAGCCTTACCGAGCATGCGCTGCAGGCGACCATCCCGGTCGAGTCGATGCAGATGCCGTTCGACCACCAGGCCGCGATCAACATGCTGGCCGCGGGCATCCAGGACATCACCAACACGATGGTCGAGGACTTCAAGCTCAACGAGGTGTTGCGCATGATCCTCGAGACCATGCTGCGTGCGCTCGGCTTCCGCCGGGTCGTCTTCTGCCTGCGCGATGCGAAGTGCGACTCGCTCACCGGCCGCTTCGGCCTCGGCGAAGGCGTGGAGCAGGTGTCAGCGAAGTTCAAGGTGCCGCTCAAGACGCCGCCTGGCGCGCCCGTCGATCTCTTCGGCGCGGTGTGCCTGAAGGGCGCCGACACGCTGATTGCCGACGCGACCCTTCCGCAGATCGCGGGCCGGCTGCCCGTCTGGTACAAGCAGGGCGTCAATGCGCCTGCGTTCCTCCTCCTGCCTTTGCTGATGAAGGGCGCGCCCTTTGCGCTGATCTACGCCGACAAGGCCCGGCCCGGCGCGATCGAGCTGGGTGAGAAGGAACTCTCACTCTTGCGCACGCTGCGCAACCAGGCCGTGATGGCCTTCAAGCAGGCCGGCTGAGCCTCGCGCCGCGCCCGGTGTGTCGGGCTTCACGAATGAGTGGTACGCCTGCGGGGGGTGCGATGCTAACGCTTGTGATACCTGTCACGCTTGTGACTTGACTCTCGCGCAACAAGGTACTCACCCCCTTGTATGAACTTGTTTCGCAGTGGCAGGATCGCGCCCGTCTAGTCCCAAACAAAGGCATACAAAATGGCTCACCCTCAATGGACCCGTCGTCATGCGCTGCGTGCTGTCGCTTCCGCCAGCGCTCTCGCATCCACGCCCCTGTGGGCGCAAGACAAGGAGGCCGCGGCAGGCTCCAACGAAATCCGCATCGGCCAGAGTGCACACCTGACCGGGCCGCTGGCGCCGTCGTTCGTGCCGGTGCTCAAGGGCCAGGACCTCGCCATTGATGAAGTCAACCGCAAGGGCGGCATCAACGGCCGCCCGCTGAAGCTCATCACGCTCGACGACGCGTATGACGCGAAGAAGTGCGTCGAGAACGTCAACACCCTGCTCGACAAAGACAAGGTCATCGCGCTGTACGGCCTGGCCAGCACGCCCAACGTGGGCGCAGTGCTGCCCATCCTGGCCGAGAAGAAGGTGCCGCTGGTCTGCGTGTATTCGGGTTCGCCGGCGCTGCGCGTCAAGCACCACCCGTACTTCTTCACCACGATGGCCAGCTATCGCGACGAAGTGGCCCAGATGGTGCGCAACCTCGTCACGCTGCAGAAGTCGCAGATTGGCCTCGTGTACCAGAACGCCCCGTTCGGCCAACTGATGAAGCCGGTGGTGGAAGAGGTGGCCAAGGAACTCGGCGCCACGCTCGTGGTGCAGTCGCCGCTCGAAGCCAACGGCAGCGATGCCGTGGCCTG
This window harbors:
- a CDS encoding protein kinase, with the translated sequence MPAATATETLGRFELRRKLGQGAQATVWLAFDPRLEREVAVKLMLPGADAVTSSQWLQEARSVSRLNHPHIVPVFEGDMHQQQPYLVFEYVPGRTLTAHLRARGALPVREAVEMMTGVLDALEVAHQAGVVHRDLKPSNILVDGQGRARVMDFGIAARIQDPSHQQQVVGTPGYMSPEATHGLKPSPGMDVFSAGLVLAEMLSGRQLIAERDPFRAMYRVAHEDLVLPESTPADVDDRLRAIVLRSLARDASKRFARAAEFADALRDWLAPAPGEQPAASGNGTLDFLLRRMRHKSDFPALSSSVGAIQRVANSENERLSSLSGEILKDVALTNKLLRMVNTASFRHAGGGTVSTVSRAVALVGFAGIRNMALSLVLLEHMNDKAHATQLKEEFLRSLMAGSLANELCGAQREGEEAFIGAIYQSLGRLLTEFYFPEEARQVRSLVAASTKKASTSTRPANAEEAASITVLGLSFEELGLGIARSWGLPDNLQRCMRRPAIDPPARACDKGERVQWIATVANDLTDALLKAEPGQASAAIATVAERYSKVLGLGVRDVQAASVVAQQRLVELANAMNLQAQPGSPMRRLLEQPGNGTAAAIQHDSLTEHALQATIPVESMQMPFDHQAAINMLAAGIQDITNTMVEDFKLNEVLRMILETMLRALGFRRVVFCLRDAKCDSLTGRFGLGEGVEQVSAKFKVPLKTPPGAPVDLFGAVCLKGADTLIADATLPQIAGRLPVWYKQGVNAPAFLLLPLLMKGAPFALIYADKARPGAIELGEKELSLLRTLRNQAVMAFKQAG
- a CDS encoding ABC transporter substrate-binding protein yields the protein MAHPQWTRRHALRAVASASALASTPLWAQDKEAAAGSNEIRIGQSAHLTGPLAPSFVPVLKGQDLAIDEVNRKGGINGRPLKLITLDDAYDAKKCVENVNTLLDKDKVIALYGLASTPNVGAVLPILAEKKVPLVCVYSGSPALRVKHHPYFFTTMASYRDEVAQMVRNLVTLQKSQIGLVYQNAPFGQLMKPVVEEVAKELGATLVVQSPLEANGSDAVACAQSLAAARPQAIIFMAFGPSMVAFVKAARAHVGVPIYAVSISNSPQILKALGDEARGLAFTQTVPYPFRQTTPLTRDLAAALSREKLEPAYDYMFGYLNMRILIEGIRRGGKQVTSQSIVRGMESMTKVDLGGYPLSYGPNKHHGSNFVEITIVGPGGRWMR